The sequence below is a genomic window from Barrientosiimonas humi.
GACGGTCACGGTGGCGTCGAGCGGGGCGACCCGTTCCTCGACGAGGCTGCGCAGGGTCTCGACGTCGGCGGGGCTGTCGACCGCGACCCGCATGGTGAACGTGCCGGTGTCGGGGTCGCTGAACTGATGGCTCTCCACGATGTTGCCGTCGGCCGCGACGACCCCGTCGGCGAACGCCCGCACGATGCCCGGGCGGTCCTGGCAGCGCAGGGTGAGCACGAATCTGTCCATGACGCAGATTCTGACGGCATCGCCGTGCGACCGTGGAGCATGGGGATCTTCGACCGATTCAGGGGCACCCGTCCGACCGCACCGATCAGACCGCAACCAGGCAGCTCGCTGGGCACGGGTGACAGCGACGACGAGTTCACCGAGGAGGAGCTGACCGAGGCTGTGCGCGAGAGCCTCCTGCCCGGCTTCTTCGACGAGGACGAGGTGATCGAGCGGGTGGCTGACGCCTATGACCTCGCCGACGACGACCCGCGGCTGCTCAAGACCGTCGAGCGGGTCGTCGACGAGCACGAGCAGCGCATCGCGAGCGGCCGCGGACCGAGCGACTACGACCGGCTCTCCGCCGCGTTCCGGCAGCTGGAGCAGGAGGGCGTCGTCGCGCGGATGAACTTCACCTGCTGCTCCAGCTGCGGCTTCACCGAGATCGACGACGAGCGCACGCCGCTCGATCGAGTGATCAATGGCGAATACCGTTATCTGGAAAGGGAGTTCGTGTTCTTCCACCATCAGGACGCGGAGCGCCTGGTCGATCCGCCGGCGCTGCTCTATCTGGGTTATGGCTCGTTCCTTCGGGAGCCGTCTGACGTCGACGAGCAGGCCGGGCGACACGTCGCGCAGGTGCTGGAGCAGCACGGCTTCGACGTCGACTGGGACGGCGACGTGCAGGCGCGCATCTGCGTGCAGATCAGCGACTGGCGCAAGCCGCTGCCCGTCTGATCGTGGCGGGGGTCAGCGCGCGTCGCGCTGATCGTCGACCGTGGCGTGCTGCCGGATGAGCCAGGCGCGCTCGGCGTCGTTCTCGCAGCGCTCGATCGCCAATGCGTATGCCGCACAAGCCTTTTCGTTCTCGCCCGCCCGGGTGAGCAGCTCGGCTCGCACGGCGGGCAATCGGTGGCTCCGCGGGAGCTCCTCGTCCAAGCCGTCGAGCGCCCGCAGCCCGGTGGCCGGGCCGGCAGCCTCCGCGAGGGCTACGGCCCGGGCGAGCCGGGCGCTGGGCGTGGGGGTCAGCTCGACCAGGTCGTCGTAGTGCCGCACGATCTCGTCCCAGCGGGTGTCCTCGGCCGACCGTGCGGTCGCGTGGACGGCCGCGATGCGGGCCTGGAGAGCGTACGACGCGGTCTGGACCGTGATCGGGCCGGACAGGGCGGGAGAGGCCAGCAGGCGTACGGCCTCGTCGATCTCGTCGCGATGCCAAAGCGACCGATCCTGCTGCGGGAGTAGGACGATCGCGCGGTCGGCGTCGACGCGCGCGTCGCGGCGGGAGTGCTGGAGCAGGAGCAGCGCGAGCAGGGCGGTGAGCACGGGCTCGCCCGGGCGGGCGGCCAGGACCACGCGGACGAGGCGGACGGCCTCGCCGGCCAGCCCCACTCGTACGACATCCGGGCCGCTGCCCGGCGCGTAGCCGGCCGTGAAGGCGAGGTAGGCGGTCTGGGCGACGACGTCGAGGCGCTCGGGGAGGGCGTCGGCCGACGGGACCGCGAACGGGATGCCGGCGGCGACGATCTTCTTCTTGGCGCGGGTGAGGCGGGCCGCCATCGTCGGCTCGGGCACGAGGAAGAGGCGGGCGATGTCGGCGGTGCTGACACCCAGCACGAGGCGGAGCGTCAGGGCGCTCGCGGCCGCCGGGTCGAGCGCGGGGTGGGTGCACATCAGGACCAGGCGGAGCAGGTCGTCCTCGACGAGACCGCCGGGGTCGGCGCGCACGGGGGTGTCGGTCCGGTCGTGCTCGACGAGCAGGAGGGGCGCCTTGCGCTGGGCCATGGCCTCTGCGCGCAGCTGGTCGAGCACGCGGCGGCGGGCGGCGGTGTGCAGCCAGGCGGCGGGGTTGTCGGGCACGCCGTCGGTGGGCCAGCGGCGGGCGGCCGCCTCGACGGCGTCGGCGAGGGCGTCCTCGACCAGGTCGAGCCGTCGGAAGCGCGCGAGGAGCAGGGACGTCAGGCGCCCCCACTCCTCGCGCACGACCGTCGCGAGCTCGACGTCGGCGCTCACCCGCTCTGGTATCCGTCGATCTTCACGGTCGGGCGGATCTCGACGGTGTACTGCCGCGGCAGCAGCTTGGCCGCCGCGATCGCGGTGTCGAGGTCGGGCAGGTCGACGTCGTAGTAGCCGCCGATCTGCTCGGTGAGCTCCGCGAACGGCCCGTCGGTGACGGCGCGTTCGCCGTCGCCCGGGTGGACCGTGGTCGCCGTGTCCGCGTCGCACAGCGGTGCGCTGCTGACCCGGCTCCCGTGGGCGTCGACGAACCGCTCGAAGGCGCGGTGGGCGTCGAAGTACGTCTGGCGCGTGGCTTCGTCGGCCCCCTCCCAGTCGCGGGAGTCGCAGGCGACGAGGACGACGTACCTCACGACGCGTCGGCCTCGGGGCGGTCCTCGGGCTGCACCGTGCGGCGCACCTCGATCCCCTCGCCGATCTTGGCGACGATCTGGCAGCAGTCCATCAGGTCGTCGAGGTCGTCGGTGCGGATCTGGTAGAAGCCGCCGACCTGCTCGGTGACCTCGGTGAACGGGCCGTCGGTGACCGCACCGCCCCCGGGCGCGATGCGCTTGGCGTCGGCGGTGCTGTGCAGCTCGGCGCCGCCGACGATCTGGTGGCCGCGCCGGGTCAGCTCGGCGCCGAAGCGCTGGAACTCGGTGTACCCCGCCTTGCGCTCCTCCAGGCTCATGGTGGTCCACCAGCGGTCGGCGTCACCGACGAAGAGGACGACGTATTCGGTCATGGCGAATCTCCTTGCTCGACGTGGGCCGCGGGCGCGACCTCGTTCCCCTGACGCGCGAGCTGGGGTCGATTCGACAGCCTGCCGGAGATTGGTCTGGCGGGGCGCCGGTTCGGCGGGGTCGTACGCCCTCGCGGGCCGGTCGTGCCGGGCCGGCGGGGACCCGGTTTGGTGCTGAGGCGGTCCCTGGGGCACACTGTGACGGCACTCGCGCGAGTGGCGGAATTGGCAGACGCGCACGGTTCAGGTCCGTGTGCCCGAAAGGGCGTGGGGGTTCAACTCCCCCCTCGCGCACCACATCACGAAGCTCCCGGCCGGATCATCCGGCCGGGAGGTTTCGTGTTTGGTGGCGCGGACGTCGCCACAGCCCTTCGGTCAGGAGTGTGTCGGGCGGGGGCCGAGCCTCGGGACCAACGTCCAGGACGGTGCGTCGCGGTGCACAGGACGCTGGTAACGCCCTCTGTCACCCTCTTCACCAGTCCAAGACGGAGGTAGCGTGGGCGTCTAGGGCTGCCGGGAACACATGCTGAGCTGAGCGGGATCCCTCTGCGCGGCGCGGGAGACGCGCTGTGTCCGACTTTCCTGCGAGAATCGTGTGATGGATAGCGACGGCGAATACAACGATCACGGCGGGTCTAATGCCGGGGGCGAGGACTTCCGACCGGTACATTACATCGGGAACAAGTCTCGATACCTTCATGCGATCGGCCAGACCGTTGACCGAATCGCACGTCCCGGCTCAGCCGCCTGTGACCTCTTCGCAGGCACCTCAGTTGTCACGAGACGACTCGCGCACCGCCGCGAGGTGGTCAGCGCCGATATCCAGGCGTACTCGCAGGTACTCGCACGGGCGCTTACTCAGCCCTATCGGGTCTCGTCCAACGATGTTGCCACCTTGCTCGGTGTAGCAGAAGACTGGCTAAGAACGGTCCGGCCCCAAACCATGTCACTTGTGGCGTATGAGTTGGATGCGCAGACGAATACCCAGTCTGACCTCGAATCTTTTGCGGCGTTAGTCGAACATGGATCGTTTGCTGTCGACGATATCGGTCCGCGGCAACTGGTGGAAGCAAAACGCCGTGCACGTGGTATCCTGACACCTGACAGCGCGACGCTTACTTGGTATTACGGAGGTGTCTATTTTTCCTACTTGCAGGCACTTGAGATGGACGCGCTTCGACATGCGATCCGCGTGGTGACGGGGAACAATGAAACACTGGTCGCTGCACTCATGGGCACAGCCAGCGATGCTGTGTCTACTGTCGGCAACCATTTCGCCCAGCCCGTGCAGCCACGTTATCGAGACGGATCGCTGAAGCGATCTTGGGTCGCGTCCGTCTCACGACGCCGGCAGCACCCTGTCGTGGACACCTTCTTGCGGTGGCTGGCGCGCTACGAATCACTGCGCCCAACCGCCCATAGGGTTTCAGCTATCACGTCTGACTTCCACCAGACGCTGTCAGGACTTGGACCAGAAGTTGGCGTGATTTACGCGGATCCTCCGTATACGCGTGATCACTACAGCCGCTTCTACCACGTGCTGGAAACGATCGCGCTGGATGATAACCCTGGAGTCACGCCAACCCCAGGGACGGCAACGCCCAGCCGCGGTCTCTACCGAGTTGGCAGGCACCAGTCTCCGTTCAGTATCCGCAGCCAGGTTAGGCCGGCGTTCCAAGAACTATTTGCGCAAGCCAAGCGGCTGGATGTTCCTCTCGTTCTTTCCTATTCTCCCATGAGCGAAGGAACCAAAGCTCGACGCGAAACCCGCTTGATGTCCATGCAGGACCTCGTCGAGATGGCCGCGAACTACTTCACCAATGTCGACCTAGTCAAATTGGACGCGTCCACGCACAGCAGGTTCAATCGGGTCGAGGTGAACGCAGCGGTGGAAGGGGCGGCCGAGGCCCTCATCGTCGCCACGAACTAAAGCGCCGGAAGTGCGGCGTCCCAGAGGGGCGAAGTTGGCCATGCAGCGCGCACCTGGTCCTCATTGAAGCGAACGCGTCGCCTTCGGTCGGTACGCCCGTGCCAGTTGCCCGCTAGAAGGGTTTCTATTTCTTGATATCCTGGCTCTCCAGGGAGCAGAAGAGAGTAAAGAAATTCGCCGGTCGCGAGGCGGAGGAATACCCCGATCGGTGAACCGTTCGAAGGATAGGGCAGACCCCGAGCTGCAGCCAATTCGAAGCGGTAGTTCTGGCTCGCAACCTCGACGCTCGGGCGACTTTCCAGCTCACCGATCGTCCCCGTGGAATCGACCTGGCGCAGCGAGATCCGGCGCTGGGAGCCCACCTTGGCTCCGAAGAAGTTTTCGTAGTTGTGAAGATCGAAGTTGGCCTGCGCCCATCGATTCCCAGCCCTTGGGATCTCCGCGATGAGAATCTCATCTACTGAAGCAGCCGCAGGCGATTTTGGCGGCGGTGCCGGAACCGGGGTCCTCAGACTCCGCTCATTGCCCGAGTTTTGCTTGACTCGCACAAGCACGCGAGGATCGCTAATGGGTAGGATGTGGTCGGTGACGTGCGTGAGGAAGGACTCGATCCCCTGCAAGGCTTCGGTTCGATCTTCGCCTCTCAATTTGAGCAATGCGAACGCCTCCCAGTTGGATCGGAGACCACCCATCGTCAGATTTCCTGAACCAACGATGAGACTCAGGTGAGAATCGTGCTCGAACCAGGCCAGCTTCGGGTGGAAGAGCGAAGACGATGGACTCATGAACGCTCGTACTTCAAGGCGTGGCCGGCGTGTCGAAATTTCCAACAGACGCTCCACTGCCGGCGGATCGGTGATCGAATCTGTGCCGATGAGCAGGCGGAAGTTTCCCGCCAGCAAGAATTCATCGAACGCGTCATCTTCAAGCAGACTTCTGACGCCTCCAGAGTTAGCCCACGCGAAAATACCTCCGCCGCGACGCGCACCCATCGACTCGAGGATGAGGTGTTCGAGCAGGTAGCCGTTGGTGGCCCCAGCCATCTGGAACTTGAGCACTTCTGATCCACCTCACCGGAAATTTCGTATCCGACGAGTACACTAGTGTCATCCGCCCACCGAATACTAGAGGCGCGCCACACCTACACCTGTGCCGGGTGCGGACTCCCAGGCCGCGCGGATGCGCGGCAGTGCGAACTGCTCGACCGTCTGAGCACTCTGCTCAATCCCGACCCAGCGGCGCCCCGAACGTTGGGCGGCCACGGCTGTCGTCCCCGAACCAAGGTAATAGTCGAGCACGGTGTCGCCAGGGTCGGTGGCGATGGCAACGATCCGCTCCATGAGAGCCAAGGGCTTCGGTGTGTCAAAGGGGTGGCGATCGGGGAATTCTGCGAGCAGAGTCCGCTTGGCGCCTCCCGTGTCGCCCACTTCGTCCGCGGGCCAGATGGTGAACGGAGCCAAGCCCTCAACTTCAGACTGGTAGCGCTTCAAACGCGGCTTGCCGCTACCCCCGCGCGGCCAATAGACGCGTCCATCGGCGTCCAGCTCGGCAAGGCGTCGGGCGGTGTAGGTCCAGCAGCGTCCAGGCGGCGGATCGTGCCGGTCGCCCGTTGGTGTCGTGAGGGTGTAGAACTGACTAGCAGTTGCGTGTCCGGCCTGCACGTTCATGGGTACCGATCTCCAGGGTCCGCGCGGGTCGCAATCTGGGTTGCTGAATGCACCCTTGTCGGGGAGCCCGTTCCGGACCTTCTTCCATGCTTTCGGTCCTGCGGGGGCGTACACATGTATGTAGTCATGCATCGAGCTGAAGGCTTTGCGGTTGTCTCTGGTTGTTCGCTTCTGCCAGATCACCGTCGCAACGAAGGCTTCAGAGCCGAACACATCATCCAGCATGCAGCGCGCCCGATGCTGCTCCGAATCGTCAAGATGGAGCCAGATGCTCCCATCTGGAGCTAGAACTCGCTTGGTCAACTCAAGATTCGCTCGTAGGTTTGCGAGCCACTCGCCCGTCGACTTGCGATCGTCGTAGTGCCTGAAGCGTTCGCCAGTGTTGTATGGAGGGTCCAAGTAGCAGAGCTTGACGGACCCCATGACCGATTGGTAACCGTTAGCAGCTAACAATTGCTCAAGTCCGCGCTGAGCGTCCGACAAGAGGAGCAGGCTGTCGGCTGCAGCGCCGTAGGCGAGTTGCTCGCCTACGCCCCATGCGCTGCTGCTGGGTGAACGGCGAGGCTCGAGCAGGCTGACTGCGCGCGACC
It includes:
- a CDS encoding DNA adenine methylase, with protein sequence MDSDGEYNDHGGSNAGGEDFRPVHYIGNKSRYLHAIGQTVDRIARPGSAACDLFAGTSVVTRRLAHRREVVSADIQAYSQVLARALTQPYRVSSNDVATLLGVAEDWLRTVRPQTMSLVAYELDAQTNTQSDLESFAALVEHGSFAVDDIGPRQLVEAKRRARGILTPDSATLTWYYGGVYFSYLQALEMDALRHAIRVVTGNNETLVAALMGTASDAVSTVGNHFAQPVQPRYRDGSLKRSWVASVSRRRQHPVVDTFLRWLARYESLRPTAHRVSAITSDFHQTLSGLGPEVGVIYADPPYTRDHYSRFYHVLETIALDDNPGVTPTPGTATPSRGLYRVGRHQSPFSIRSQVRPAFQELFAQAKRLDVPLVLSYSPMSEGTKARRETRLMSMQDLVEMAANYFTNVDLVKLDASTHSRFNRVEVNAAVEGAAEALIVATN
- a CDS encoding YciI family protein; amino-acid sequence: MRYVVLVACDSRDWEGADEATRQTYFDAHRAFERFVDAHGSRVSSAPLCDADTATTVHPGDGERAVTDGPFAELTEQIGGYYDVDLPDLDTAIAAAKLLPRQYTVEIRPTVKIDGYQSG
- a CDS encoding RNA polymerase sigma factor, with the translated sequence MSADVELATVVREEWGRLTSLLLARFRRLDLVEDALADAVEAAARRWPTDGVPDNPAAWLHTAARRRVLDQLRAEAMAQRKAPLLLVEHDRTDTPVRADPGGLVEDDLLRLVLMCTHPALDPAAASALTLRLVLGVSTADIARLFLVPEPTMAARLTRAKKKIVAAGIPFAVPSADALPERLDVVAQTAYLAFTAGYAPGSGPDVVRVGLAGEAVRLVRVVLAARPGEPVLTALLALLLLQHSRRDARVDADRAIVLLPQQDRSLWHRDEIDEAVRLLASPALSGPITVQTASYALQARIAAVHATARSAEDTRWDEIVRHYDDLVELTPTPSARLARAVALAEAAGPATGLRALDGLDEELPRSHRLPAVRAELLTRAGENEKACAAYALAIERCENDAERAWLIRQHATVDDQRDAR
- a CDS encoding site-specific DNA-methyltransferase, whose product is MGSVKLCYLDPPYNTGERFRHYDDRKSTGEWLANLRANLELTKRVLAPDGSIWLHLDDSEQHRARCMLDDVFGSEAFVATVIWQKRTTRDNRKAFSSMHDYIHVYAPAGPKAWKKVRNGLPDKGAFSNPDCDPRGPWRSVPMNVQAGHATASQFYTLTTPTGDRHDPPPGRCWTYTARRLAELDADGRVYWPRGGSGKPRLKRYQSEVEGLAPFTIWPADEVGDTGGAKRTLLAEFPDRHPFDTPKPLALMERIVAIATDPGDTVLDYYLGSGTTAVAAQRSGRRWVGIEQSAQTVEQFALPRIRAAWESAPGTGVGVARL
- a CDS encoding DUF6891 domain-containing protein, with amino-acid sequence MGIFDRFRGTRPTAPIRPQPGSSLGTGDSDDEFTEEELTEAVRESLLPGFFDEDEVIERVADAYDLADDDPRLLKTVERVVDEHEQRIASGRGPSDYDRLSAAFRQLEQEGVVARMNFTCCSSCGFTEIDDERTPLDRVINGEYRYLEREFVFFHHQDAERLVDPPALLYLGYGSFLREPSDVDEQAGRHVAQVLEQHGFDVDWDGDVQARICVQISDWRKPLPV
- a CDS encoding phospholipase D family protein, coding for MLKFQMAGATNGYLLEHLILESMGARRGGGIFAWANSGGVRSLLEDDAFDEFLLAGNFRLLIGTDSITDPPAVERLLEISTRRPRLEVRAFMSPSSSLFHPKLAWFEHDSHLSLIVGSGNLTMGGLRSNWEAFALLKLRGEDRTEALQGIESFLTHVTDHILPISDPRVLVRVKQNSGNERSLRTPVPAPPPKSPAAASVDEILIAEIPRAGNRWAQANFDLHNYENFFGAKVGSQRRISLRQVDSTGTIGELESRPSVEVASQNYRFELAAARGLPYPSNGSPIGVFLRLATGEFLYSLLLPGEPGYQEIETLLAGNWHGRTDRRRRVRFNEDQVRAAWPTSPLWDAALPAL
- a CDS encoding YciI family protein, with amino-acid sequence MTEYVVLFVGDADRWWTTMSLEERKAGYTEFQRFGAELTRRGHQIVGGAELHSTADAKRIAPGGGAVTDGPFTEVTEQVGGFYQIRTDDLDDLMDCCQIVAKIGEGIEVRRTVQPEDRPEADAS